One Streptomyces sp. NBC_01237 genomic region harbors:
- a CDS encoding MaoC family dehydratase N-terminal domain-containing protein, with translation MALDQSFVGRTYPPTPAYEVGREKIREFAEAVGDTNPVYVDPVAAEALGHSDVIAPPTFVFSITFKAAAAVVQDPQLGLDYSRVVHGDQKFTYARPVRAGDRLTVTSTIEGIKSLAGNDILDIRGDVHDESGALVVTALMKLVARAAEEA, from the coding sequence ATGGCGCTCGACCAGTCCTTCGTGGGGCGGACCTATCCGCCCACCCCGGCGTACGAGGTCGGCCGGGAGAAGATCCGCGAGTTCGCCGAAGCGGTGGGCGACACCAATCCGGTGTACGTCGATCCGGTGGCCGCGGAGGCGCTCGGGCATTCCGATGTGATCGCGCCTCCCACCTTTGTCTTCTCGATCACGTTCAAGGCCGCCGCGGCGGTCGTGCAGGATCCGCAGCTGGGACTGGACTACAGCCGTGTGGTGCACGGTGACCAGAAGTTCACGTATGCGCGTCCCGTACGGGCGGGGGACCGGCTCACGGTCACGTCGACGATCGAGGGCATCAAGTCCCTGGCGGGCAACGACATCCTGGACATCCGGGGCGACGTGCACGACGAGTCCGGTGCGCTCGTCGTGACGGCGCTGATGAAGCTGGTGGCGCGCGCCGCCGAGGAGGCGTGA
- a CDS encoding MaoC family dehydratase — MTAKISYGSVEVGTELPAQSFPVTRATLVQYAGASGDFNPIHWNEKFAREVGLPDVIAHGMFTMAEAIRVVTDWAGDPAAVVEYGVRFTKPVVVPNDDKGALVEVSGKVAAKLDDNQVRVDLVAMCDGKKVLGMSRAVVRLA; from the coding sequence ATGACCGCGAAGATCAGTTACGGGTCGGTCGAGGTGGGGACGGAGCTGCCGGCGCAGTCGTTCCCGGTGACGCGGGCGACGCTGGTGCAGTACGCGGGCGCCTCGGGCGACTTCAATCCGATCCACTGGAACGAGAAGTTCGCCCGCGAGGTCGGGCTGCCGGATGTGATCGCGCACGGCATGTTCACGATGGCCGAGGCGATCCGGGTGGTCACGGACTGGGCCGGGGACCCGGCGGCGGTCGTCGAGTACGGGGTGCGGTTCACCAAGCCGGTCGTCGTGCCGAACGACGACAAGGGCGCGCTGGTCGAGGTCAGTGGCAAGGTCGCCGCGAAGCTGGACGACAACCAGGTGCGGGTGGACCTGGTCGCCATGTGTGACGGCAAGAAGGTGCTGGGAATGTCCCGGGCCGTGGTCAGGCTCGCCTGA
- a CDS encoding TetR/AcrR family transcriptional regulator, which yields MSAEERRESVVRAAITEFARGGYNGTSTEAIAKRVGVSQPYLFRLYPNKRAIFLAAAERCLEDTHQVFMTAAEGLEGEEALHAMAAAYQRLIVDDADKLLMQMQIYAAIAAAEASGDHEFGETVRAGWGRMWDDLHIVLGGDLGETTTFLAYGMLVNTLASLGFPAGHRTWSGFYDSARPTG from the coding sequence ATGAGTGCGGAGGAGCGGCGCGAGAGCGTCGTTCGTGCGGCGATCACCGAGTTCGCGCGCGGTGGCTACAACGGCACGTCGACCGAGGCGATCGCGAAGCGGGTCGGTGTCTCGCAGCCGTATCTCTTCCGGCTCTATCCGAACAAGCGGGCCATCTTCCTCGCCGCCGCCGAGCGCTGCCTCGAAGACACCCATCAGGTGTTCATGACGGCCGCCGAAGGACTGGAGGGTGAGGAGGCGCTGCATGCCATGGCCGCGGCGTACCAGCGTCTCATCGTCGACGACGCCGACAAGCTGCTGATGCAGATGCAGATCTACGCGGCCATCGCGGCGGCGGAGGCGAGCGGGGACCACGAGTTCGGTGAGACGGTGCGGGCCGGCTGGGGGCGGATGTGGGACGACCTCCATATCGTCCTCGGGGGGGATCTGGGCGAGACGACGACGTTCCTGGCGTACGGGATGCTCGTCAACACGCTGGCCTCGCTCGGCTTCCCTGCCGGCCATCGCACCTGGTCGGGGTTCTACGACTCGGCCCGGCCCACGGGGTGA
- the rpmG gene encoding 50S ribosomal protein L33 codes for MAATDVRPKITLACVECKERNYITKKNRRNNPDRLEMKKHCPRCNSHTAHRETR; via the coding sequence GTGGCTGCCACCGACGTCCGCCCGAAGATCACGCTGGCCTGCGTGGAGTGCAAGGAGCGGAACTACATCACCAAGAAGAACCGGCGTAACAACCCGGACCGTCTTGAGATGAAGAAGCACTGCCCGCGCTGCAACTCGCACACCGCGCACCGCGAAACCCGCTGA